The Phycisphaeraceae bacterium genome segment GCTTCGAGCATCTCGCTCCACCCATCATACTTGCCCGCCGTCACCCAGTCGCGCAGCGGGCCGTCGTAGACGCCCAGCCGCACGAAGGCGTCGGCGATGGACGGCTCGTCGCGGCAGGAGGCGCATCCATCCGCTCCGCCCTCACCCGGACCGACCGATCCGCCGCAGCGCGGGCACCACGATGCGGGCGCATCCGGCGCGAAACCCGCCTGCCTGATGGCGCGATGGACCGGCGGACAGGACAGCCCGAACACGCGCTCCACCAGCGCATCCACGGCATCGCGGCATCGGACCAGCGTCCCCGCCATGAGGGCAGTGTAGCGGATATGGGGCGCTCGTTGAGCCCACAGAGGCCGCCTCACGCCTTCCACGGCGACGCTTTTCGCGTCAAGAACGCCCGCGACGCGGAGCGCCGCGCCACCCCCGCGTTCTCCTGTCATGGCTTCCCACCGCACTCCGCTCGCGTGACGTCATCGTGCCCCTACCATTCGAGGGTGCTTCGGGAGTCCGCCATGTGGTCGCCGCCCGACGATTCTCGCACGCTGGTGCTGATCTACGACGGACGATGCGCCTTCTGCGAGCGGAACTCCGCCCGGCTGGTGCGATGGGTCCGGCGCGGATCGCTGGTGCGGGTGAGCTCCTCCGAACCAGGCGTGCTGGAGCGGTACCCCTCGCTCACGCGGGAGCAATGCGACCGCGCCATGCAGCTGGTGCTTCCGGACGGCCGCATCGTGTCGGGGGCGCAGGCCGCGGCGGAAGCACTCAAGACCCGCCGCTGGACGGGCTGGCTGGCCAGCGTGTACTACCTGCCGGGGCTGCGATGGGTGTTCGATCGCCTGTACAACTGGGTCGCGCGGAACCGGTATCGATTCTCTCGCAGCGCGACGGTCTGCACGACCAGTGGCTGCGCGGTCGCGGCGAAGCGGCCGTAGCGCGGGTGCGCACCGCTCGAGTCCGAGGCGTCAGTGGCACGGGCATTCCGCCTGTGAACCCGATTGCAGTGGCGCAGGCGTCCCGCCTGTGTGCGTCAGTTCACCACCAGATGCGAGAGACTCTCCCGATTCCCGCATTCACCGCCAAGCCGCGGAGAGCACGGACGTCGGAATCGCGGATGATTTCTCCCCGCCGCCTCGGTGGCCCCACGGTTCCATATGCCTCTGGGAATTCCAGGACAGTCGCTACAGACCGTACTCCGCCCACGAGGTGGGCGTCTCGGTCACGCGCACGCGCTCCAGCACCAGGTGTCGCGGCAGAGGGTACGCGGCGCCTTCGTCATCGTGGAACACCTGCCCCGACGCGATGGCCGCGGACAGATGATCGAACAGGCGCTTCGCCAGCACCTCGGTGGTGGGATCGACGTTGTCGAAGACCACCAGCCGCTGCTCCGACCCCTTGAGCCGCCCGATGAGCGGGTCGCGGCTGTTGACGGCGAGCGCGTGATCGAACTGGTCAAGATACTCGCTCAGCGCCAGCTTGATCGCCTTGAAGTCGCACACCATGTCGCGCTCGTCCAGCCGGTCGCTGGCCACGACCACATCCACCCGCCGCGAATGCCCGTGGGGGAAGCGGCAGCGACCCGGATGCTTGGAGAGCACGTGGCCCGTCTCGACGTGGAACGACTTGCAGATGCGGTACTTCATGGACGTGGAAGGCGTCGGATGCGCCACGGGGAATCACGTGCCGCGGCGGTGGCCGAAGAGCTCGATGTGCAGACGGTGACAGTATCGCCACCCGCGGCTGAGACAAAGCCCCAGCACCAGTTGCCGCCTGGCCTCGTCCGGCGGGGTGACGCCCTCGGGCATGAGCAGGATGTCCTCCTTCGCCCATCCGCGCAGGCGGGCCAGGAGGGATTCGATCTCCGCCGCATCATCCGCGCGGGCGACGACGAACTTGAGCTGCCGCTCGGGGTGGGCGTCGATCAGTTGCTGCAGCGGCTCGATGTTGAGGCGGCGTTCCTCATGCCGCTTCAACCAGGCGCCATGCTCCGGGCCGGGGGTCGAGTTGGCGAGTTTCGGGCTGATCGACATCAGGTCGCACGTCACGGGCCGGAGAACCGTGCCTGCTGTCTCGATGGTGATGTGAAACCCCGCCTCGTGGAGTCGGCGCGTGAGTTCCGTCACCGGCTCGAAGATCATCGGCTCGCCGCCGGTGAGAACGACGTGGCGCACGCCCGACCGCCGCGCTTCATCCACCAGGGAGTCGATCGAGCGTGCCTCGCCCTCCGGGTTCCAGCTTGCATAGGGCGTGTCGCACCAGGCGCAGCGCAGGTTGCAGCCGCTGACGCGGATGAAGAACGACGGCATTCCGGCGAGTCTGCCCTCGCCCTGGATGGACGTGAACGTCTCGGCGATGGGAATCGCGTTGTGGATGGCGCGATGCCCCGCGTCGTGCGACGCCCCGACCCCTGCGGCGATCGAATCCCCGGTCGGTCGTTCTGATCCATCGCGCCCGCTCATGGCGCCACCCCGCCGACGTATTCGGTGGGATCCTCCACGCCCGCCTCGAGAAACCCCCGTGCCCGCAGGCGGCAGCTATCGCACCGCCCGCAGGCGCGGCCGTGCGCATCCGGGTCGTAGCAACTGAACGTCAGCCCGTAATCGACGCCCAACTCCGTCCCGCGATGAATGATCTGCGACTTGGTCCAATGCACCAGCGGCGCGTGGATGCGCAGCGGGCTGCCGGTGACGCCCGCCTTCGTGCCCAGGTTCGCCACGCGCTCGAACTGCTCCACGAACTCCGGGCGGCAGTCCGGGTAACCGGAGTAATCCAGCGCGTTGACGCCGATGAAGACATCCCGCGCCCCCAGCGGCTCGGCGAACGCCACCGCCAGCGACAGGAATACGAGGTTGCGGGCGGGAACGTAGGTGACGGGAATGATCCCGGGAGGAACGCCGTCGCGGGGCACTTCAGCGCCAGGGTCGGTCAGCGCGCTGCCGCCGAAGGAGCGCAGGTCGATCACCATCACCACGTGACGCGCCACGCCCAGTTGCCGGGCGATGCGCCGGGCGGCATCCAGTTCAAAACGGTGACGCTGGCCATAGTCAAAGGAGAGCGCGTGACACTCGAACCCCTCCGATCGGGCGATGGCCAGCGTGGTCGCGCTGTCCAGGCCGCCGGAAAGCAGGACGACGGCCCGGGGATTCGATTCCGCGGGTTGGGAGGGGGTGCGATCCACGGGTCTCCGGAACAATAGGGGCGGGGATTCGGACTCACCATCTTCCTATGATTTTCCCGCATGTCGCCGGACCCCTCCACTCCTCCTTCGCCGGCCGGTTCATCGACTCCCGGCGGCGCCGGCGCCCCGAGTGAAGCCGCCATCGCCCGCACGCTGGCCCGCCACCCCCGCCCGCTGGGGGGCGACACGGCCCGGCACGTCGGCCCGCCCGTGCTGTCGCTCACCGGCATGGTGCTCAACAACGCGCAGTCGCCCGTCAACCACGTGCGCCTCGGCCGCAAGCCCGACTGGCTCCGCGCCCGGGTGCCGGGCGGCGAAGGGTACAACCGGCTCAAGGCCATCGTCGATGAGCACCGGCTGCACACCGTCTGCCAGGAAGCCAGTTGCCCCAACATGGGTGAATGCTGGAGCCGCGGCACCGCCACCATCATGATCCTGGGCGACGTCTGCACACGATCGTGCGGGTTCTGCAACGTCAAGACCGGCAAGCCGCTGCCCGCCGACCCGGATGAGCCGCGCCGAGTTGCGGCGTCGCTCGCCCTGATGGGGCTCAAACACGTGGTCATCACCTGCGTCGATCGGGATGACCTGCCGGACGGCGGAGCGGCGATCTGGGCCGAAACCATCCGCCGCGTGCATGAATCGTGCCCGCACATGTCGGTCGAGGTGCTGACAGGCGACTTCAAGGGTGATGCTGAAGCTCTGGGCGTGGTGCTGGCCGCGCGCCCGGAAATCTTCGCCCACAACTTCGAGACCGTGAAGCGCATGCACCCCGCCGTGCGCCCGCAGGCCCGCTACGAGCGCACCATGCAGGTGCTGCGTCAGGCCAGGGACGCCGGGCTGGTCACCAAGACCGGCCTCATGGTGGGCATCGGCGAACGGGACGACGAGGTGTTCGACCTCATGCGCGACATTCGCCAGCGCGCCCAGACGGACATTCTCACGATCGGGCAGTACCTGCAGCCCACGCGCAACCACCTGCCGATTTCGCGCTGGGTGACGCCCGACCAGTTCGCGGCGTACAAGGTCGAGGGGCTGCGGCTGGGCTTCCGCGTCGTGGAGTCCGGCCCGCTGGTGCGCAGTTCGTACCACGCCGAGGAGCAGGCCGAGCGTCTGAGCCCCGACCGACGCGAGACCGTGGAGATGATGGAGCGCCTGATCGCGGGGGCGAAGGGTGGAACAGCGAGGCGCCCGGCATGAGCGACGGACTCGACGCATTTCGACTCGACCGCACGCATCTCTCCGTCGTGTCGATGCACGACCCGGATGACACCCCGCGCACTGGCTCACCCGACCCGTCGAGGAGCGCCTGGCGGCGCTGGAGTTCCTGCGGCAGCAGATGTACGGTTACGATCCGCTGACCGCCCGACTTCGAAGAGTTCTTGCGGTGACTCGGCTCGATCGGAGTTGAGTACATGCTCGTGGGCGGCGACGCGGCGGCCTTGCATGCTCACCCGCTTGTCTTGCCGCGCCCCACGGCGCCGATCGCGGCCCGCGCCCGCTGCTCGACCCGCTCGTAGTCGCCCGCCGCCAGGTCGTTGGGGTCGAAGAGCGTGTTCACGAACCCCACGGCGAAGGCCCCGGCCTTCAGCCACGCCGCCGCGTTGTTCTCATGCACGCCGTTGGTGGGCACGACGTTGAGGAACGGCATCGGGCCGAGGACGGCCTTGAGGTACTTCGGGCCGCTGTCCGGCGCGGGAAACAGCTTCTGAAGTCGCGCTCCGGCCCGGTGCGCTCGCAGCATCTCCGTGGGCGTGAACGTGCCGGGCATCACCGCCGCGTCGCGCTCCAGGGCCGCCGCGATGACCGCCTCGTCCACCACCGGCGACACCAGGAACACCGCCCCGGCGTCCACGGCGGCGTGGGCCTCCTGCGGCGTCAGCACCGTGCCCGCGCCCACCACGATCTCCGGCCGCTTCGAAAACTCGCGGATCAGGTCCAGCGCGCCCGGCACCGTGAGCGTGAACTCGCACACTCGGAACCCGCCTCGGATCGCCGCCTCCATCGCCGGGGCGGCGGCGTCGCGCAGGTTGGTGCGCAGAATCGCGCTGGCGCGGGCCTCGGAGAAGAAACGAAGAAAGTCATCGGACGTCATGGGTTCGCTGATCCGCATCGGGTGAAGGAGCCGCTGGCCTCGGTCGCCCGCCGAGAGTCGAGGATTCGAGGGCGGCCGGGCGCTCCGCCTCGTGCGGGCTCGCGGCGACGCCCCCCATCGTACGGGCGCGGCGATCACGCGGCGCGACGCACAACGCCACGACGCTCAACAGGCACGCATGGAACGCCGCGTCGAGGCGGCGCTCGCGGTGAGCATGACGGGGCTGGCGGCGGCGGACGCTGCGCCCCCACGGTCGCGGTTCGATGAGTCGGCGGGGATCACGGTCACGCGCACGTGCTTGAACGTCGGGGTGCGCGACTCGCCGTCCACCGCGCGCGGCACGAGCACGTTGGCCTCTGGATAGTACATGGCGGCATTCCCCGGGCGGATGTCGATCGCCCGCGCCAGCACGCCGCGCATCACGCCGGTGTCGCTCCGCACGTCCACCGGCTGATTCTCGCGCAATCCCAGCCGCTCGATGTCCTCGCGGGCCATGAGGATCACGTCCCGACGCTCCTGCCCGCGGTAGAGGTCTTCCTCCTCGTAGACCACGGTGTTGAACTGGCCCTCGGAGCGGATGGTCATGAGGCGGAGGGCGGGGGAATGTCGGTTCTCGGGTGTCGGTTGTCGATCGTCGGTGGCCCGGTTCGTCACGCCGAACGCGGGAATCGCCACGGGATGGAATCGGGCCTTGCGGGAATCCGTGGCGAACACCGGCTCGTGGAACACGCGACCCTGCACGTGGAACTCGCGCTTGCTCGAATCAATCGCGCCAATCGGCGCGTAGCCCGGCACGGTGGCGGAAATCGCCTGGCGGATTGCGCCGTGGTCGCGCAAGTGGTCGAAATCAACGTCGCCCAGGTCGCGCCGCCCGCCGTCGCCGCTCGCACGCTCTGCCAGCGCGGCGAAGGTCCGTCTGGCCAGTTCCGCGATGATCTCCACCTCGCTGCGCGGGCCGTCGAGCCGGCGCGGGCCCCCGTCGCTCAGACGCACGAAGTTGAACATCGACTCCTGCGTGGTTGGCTGCGGCTCCTCATCCCGCGCCAGCACGGGCAGCACCATCGTGCGTTGTCCAACGCCCCACGCGTGCCCCGTGTTGAGCGTGGTCGAGAGATACACAACAAGATCGACGTTGGCCAGCGCACGCGCCGCGTACGCCGCATCGGGATTCGAGCCGAAGAGATTGCCGCCCAGGCAGAAGACCACGCGCAGCTTCCCCCCTGCGGCGCGCTCGATGCCCTCGAGCGTGTCCAGCCCCGGCCCGCGCGGCAGGGTGACGGCGAAGTACCGCTCGATCTTCTCCAGCATGTGCTGCTTGAGCGCGGGCACGGCTCCCACCGAGCCGACGCCCTGCACGTTGCTGTGTCCCCGCAGCGGCAGCAGGCCCGCGCCCGGGCGGCCCACCATGCCTCGCAGCAGCGCCAGGTTGGCGATCATGCGCACGTTGTCCACGCCGTGCGCGTGGTGGGTGATGCCCATCGTCCAGCAGAACACCGCGTTGCCCGCCCGCGCGTAGAGCCGCGCCACGCGCTCCAGGTCCGCGCGGTTGACACCGCTCTCTCGTTCAATCACCCCCCATGCCGTCCCTCGCACGAGCCGCTCGAACGAGGCGAACCCTTCGGTGTGGGCGTCAATGAAGCGGGCATCCGCCGCCCCCAGTTCCAGCACCGCTTTCGCCAGCCCCGTCAACAGGGCGATGTCGCCCCCGATGTGCGGCTGCAGGTATTCATCCGCGATACTCGACCCGAACAGCAGCGAGCGTGGGTCGCTGGGCACCTTGAAGCGCAGCAGTCCCAGTTCCTTGAGCGGATTGATCACCACCACCGAGCCGCCGCGCCGCTTGATCTCGACAAGCGTGCGCATGAAGCGCGGGTGGTTGGACGCGGGGTTGCCGCCGATGAGGAAGAGCACATCGCCGTCGCCCAGCCGATCAAGATCTTCCAGTGTGATGGTCGCCGTGCCCGAGCCGGTCACGCTCGCCAGCCCCACGCCCGAGGCCTGGTGGCAGTAGTACGAGCAGTTGTTGATGTTGTTGGTGCCGTACAGCCGCGCGAAGAGATGCAGCAGGTACGCGGCCTCATTGCTGGAGCGCCCGCTGAAGTAGAAGAACGTTTCATCGGGCGGCGCCGCCGCCAGCGCGCGGGCGATGGTGTCCAGCGCCTCATCCCACGCGATGGGGCGGTAGTAGTCGCTGCGAGCGTGTGCCGCGGCCGTGCCGACCGCGCCAAGATGGTCCGATCCTGAACCACGCACCGATGACTCGCCCGTCCGACCAGGCGGCGTCTTCGCGATTCCATCGTCTTCGGCGGAACGCTCGCACGGCTCACAGAGCCGTGGCACACCGGTCTCCATCATCACCGGCTCGACCAGCCGCCCCGCGGCCTCGAGTTCGCGGGGAGTCAGCGCCCGCAGTTGATCGAGCGAGAACGTCTCAAAGAACCGCGGGGCGATGCGGCCCTGCATGTCCGCCGCCATCGCCTGCACGGACTTCTTGCACACCTCGGGGAAGAGCCCGAGTTCGTTGACCATGCCGCCCTTCTGCCCGCCCATGCCCAGGGCGCAGGTCTTGCAGGCGTTGCGCGAGCGCAGCGCCCGCAGCATGCGCCACACCCCGCCCGCGGCGCGGGCCTTCCTGATCGTGTACCAGATGGCGGGCCAGCCGCCTGCGGCGGAAGGACGATGCATGTCCAAGAGCGTACCAGACGGGATCGGATCGTGAACCCCATGAAACGCGGAACCGCCGCCAGCGAGGGACACACCCTCCGGCTCCAACACTGGCACGTCCGACCGACCGGCTGTACGATGCCCATCATGATTCGTTCACGGCGGCGGACAGGTTGGTCGCTCCTTCATGCGTGGGTTCCGGCGGGGCTGGCGGCAATCTGGGTCGTCGGGCTGGGCGGCTGCGCCTCCAACTCCGGGCCCGAAGTGGTGATGGTGGACGGCTCGCGCTACGCCGAGGCCTTCGACGCCGCCGTCGAAGCCGCCCGGCGCGAGGGCATGCCCGCCACCCTGCGCGATCGGCGGTCAGGCGTCATCGAGACGGACGCCCGGCCCTCCGGCAGCATCTTCGAGCCGTGGAAGGCAGACGCCGCGTCCTCCACGCAGGCGTGGGAGCAGACGCTGCACTTTGAGCGGCGACGGGTGCGCTTCGAGTTCGCCCCCGCCGACCAGCCCCCGGTCGCGTTGACGCCGGACCAGCCCCTGACCGGGGCGGACCCATCCGGCGCGGCGGATGCGCCCATCGACCTGACCACGCACGCGGGGCCCCTGCGACTGGTGGCGATCGTCACCATCGAACGGCACTACCGCACGGGCGACCGCCGTTCCACGTGGTCGCGTCGGATTTCGTCCCAGTTCACCTACGGCCCCGGCGACGCCGACGCGACGCGACCCAACGCCTTCTGGACGCCCGTGGCCCGCGACGAAGCGTATGAGCGGCGCATTCTGGCGACGGTGGAGAAGATGCTCGGCTCGGGCGGGTGACGGACGACGACAAGAAACGCCGCAACAGCGCGGACGTTCCCAGGAGCGCGGGGGTTTTCCGTGGCGCGGGGGATTCCCAGTGGCGCGGGCGTCCCGCCCGCGATCCTCAGTTCTGACTGGTGGACGACGCTTCCCCTGACTCCGGACCCACGCGCTCGCGCAACGCCCTGGCGCGCTCCAGCAGCGCCGCGGGGTCGTCGCTCTTTGGAGGCAGTTCGTAGTGCCAGTGGATGCGCGCGTGCGGCTCGCCCGGCGCCGCTTCGGCGATCAGGTCCAGACCGATTGTGTCCCACCACGGGGCGCGGGCCTTGCCCATCGTCACCAGCGGCTCGCGATCCGGGTGGACCAGACGCACGTCGTAATCGCCGTAGTAGAGGAAGTCCACTTCAACAGGCGTGCGCCCGACCTCGGTGTCGTTGAGGTACACCAGCGCGCCTTCCGGCTCGGACGTGATGAAGATGGTGCGGCGGACGCAGCCCATCGAACTGGCCAACGCCAACGAGGCGAGCATCGCCGGACAGATCAACCTCAATGCGAACCAGGAGACGGGCATGGGTGGATTGTACCAGATCATCGCGGGGGGCGGGCGAATCAGCCAGCCGCCGTACACTCCCCCATGCCGGTTCGCGACCTGGAGTTCATCTTCCTCGGCACG includes the following:
- the queC gene encoding 7-cyano-7-deazaguanine synthase QueC; this translates as MDRTPSQPAESNPRAVVLLSGGLDSATTLAIARSEGFECHALSFDYGQRHRFELDAARRIARQLGVARHVVMVIDLRSFGGSALTDPGAEVPRDGVPPGIIPVTYVPARNLVFLSLAVAFAEPLGARDVFIGVNALDYSGYPDCRPEFVEQFERVANLGTKAGVTGSPLRIHAPLVHWTKSQIIHRGTELGVDYGLTFSCYDPDAHGRACGRCDSCRLRARGFLEAGVEDPTEYVGGVAP
- a CDS encoding FdhF/YdeP family oxidoreductase, producing MMETGVPRLCEPCERSAEDDGIAKTPPGRTGESSVRGSGSDHLGAVGTAAAHARSDYYRPIAWDEALDTIARALAAAPPDETFFYFSGRSSNEAAYLLHLFARLYGTNNINNCSYYCHQASGVGLASVTGSGTATITLEDLDRLGDGDVLFLIGGNPASNHPRFMRTLVEIKRRGGSVVVINPLKELGLLRFKVPSDPRSLLFGSSIADEYLQPHIGGDIALLTGLAKAVLELGAADARFIDAHTEGFASFERLVRGTAWGVIERESGVNRADLERVARLYARAGNAVFCWTMGITHHAHGVDNVRMIANLALLRGMVGRPGAGLLPLRGHSNVQGVGSVGAVPALKQHMLEKIERYFAVTLPRGPGLDTLEGIERAAGGKLRVVFCLGGNLFGSNPDAAYAARALANVDLVVYLSTTLNTGHAWGVGQRTMVLPVLARDEEPQPTTQESMFNFVRLSDGGPRRLDGPRSEVEIIAELARRTFAALAERASGDGGRRDLGDVDFDHLRDHGAIRQAISATVPGYAPIGAIDSSKREFHVQGRVFHEPVFATDSRKARFHPVAIPAFGVTNRATDDRQPTPENRHSPALRLMTIRSEGQFNTVVYEEEDLYRGQERRDVILMAREDIERLGLRENQPVDVRSDTGVMRGVLARAIDIRPGNAAMYYPEANVLVPRAVDGESRTPTFKHVRVTVIPADSSNRDRGGAASAAASPVMLTASAASTRRSMRAC
- a CDS encoding DUF393 domain-containing protein, which codes for MWSPPDDSRTLVLIYDGRCAFCERNSARLVRWVRRGSLVRVSSSEPGVLERYPSLTREQCDRAMQLVLPDGRIVSGAQAAAEALKTRRWTGWLASVYYLPGLRWVFDRLYNWVARNRYRFSRSATVCTTSGCAVAAKRP
- a CDS encoding PEGA domain-containing protein encodes the protein MPVSWFALRLICPAMLASLALASSMGCVRRTIFITSEPEGALVYLNDTEVGRTPVEVDFLYYGDYDVRLVHPDREPLVTMGKARAPWWDTIGLDLIAEAAPGEPHARIHWHYELPPKSDDPAALLERARALRERVGPESGEASSTSQN
- the lipA gene encoding lipoyl synthase; this translates as MVLNNAQSPVNHVRLGRKPDWLRARVPGGEGYNRLKAIVDEHRLHTVCQEASCPNMGECWSRGTATIMILGDVCTRSCGFCNVKTGKPLPADPDEPRRVAASLALMGLKHVVITCVDRDDLPDGGAAIWAETIRRVHESCPHMSVEVLTGDFKGDAEALGVVLAARPEIFAHNFETVKRMHPAVRPQARYERTMQVLRQARDAGLVTKTGLMVGIGERDDEVFDLMRDIRQRAQTDILTIGQYLQPTRNHLPISRWVTPDQFAAYKVEGLRLGFRVVESGPLVRSSYHAEEQAERLSPDRRETVEMMERLIAGAKGGTARRPA
- a CDS encoding 6-carboxytetrahydropterin synthase, which produces MKYRICKSFHVETGHVLSKHPGRCRFPHGHSRRVDVVVASDRLDERDMVCDFKAIKLALSEYLDQFDHALAVNSRDPLIGRLKGSEQRLVVFDNVDPTTEVLAKRLFDHLSAAIASGQVFHDDEGAAYPLPRHLVLERVRVTETPTSWAEYGL
- a CDS encoding bifunctional 4-hydroxy-2-oxoglutarate aldolase/2-dehydro-3-deoxy-phosphogluconate aldolase, which gives rise to MTSDDFLRFFSEARASAILRTNLRDAAAPAMEAAIRGGFRVCEFTLTVPGALDLIREFSKRPEIVVGAGTVLTPQEAHAAVDAGAVFLVSPVVDEAVIAAALERDAAVMPGTFTPTEMLRAHRAGARLQKLFPAPDSGPKYLKAVLGPMPFLNVVPTNGVHENNAAAWLKAGAFAVGFVNTLFDPNDLAAGDYERVEQRARAAIGAVGRGKTSG
- a CDS encoding 7-carboxy-7-deazaguanine synthase QueE; protein product: MPIAETFTSIQGEGRLAGMPSFFIRVSGCNLRCAWCDTPYASWNPEGEARSIDSLVDEARRSGVRHVVLTGGEPMIFEPVTELTRRLHEAGFHITIETAGTVLRPVTCDLMSISPKLANSTPGPEHGAWLKRHEERRLNIEPLQQLIDAHPERQLKFVVARADDAAEIESLLARLRGWAKEDILLMPEGVTPPDEARRQLVLGLCLSRGWRYCHRLHIELFGHRRGT